A section of the Nitrospirota bacterium genome encodes:
- a CDS encoding 2-dehydropantoate 2-reductase, translated as MKNVLMVGAGSVGGFFGAHLAKNNPNVSFLLRPKTLAAVKQNGLTIRSAKGSFTVHPIAASDPRELPKPDLIILSVKAYDLDEVLNQLEPVLTNQTVILTLQNGVDTEDRIVARLQRDCVVGGVAFIYSKIASPGVIDHYKKGAVAIGEMMGHQSPRLLAIADLFKQAGIPCQLTEDVRKSKWEKMCWNCVFNPLTVIVDDKVAKTLEHPEMLRVIHQIVEEVSAVAASVKVPLSPDMAEKVVRWTQEIRDIHTSMYDDWKAGRRTEIDYLNGYIVQKGRELGIPTPVNEALTAMIKTITEKEKTGPGIVRIDGAVVQPVSLDRAAIAALPAEHQLDISTVMPNMKGKGIRLKALLDLPALAIKADHVTVHSGDGKYSACLTLAQALEWGILLYEVDGEALPESKGGPYRLVTPGLGDLCANVKGVARIEVTIGTGTDTRPSVRTNC; from the coding sequence GTGCCGGGTCGGTCGGTGGATTCTTCGGGGCGCACCTGGCGAAGAATAATCCCAATGTGTCCTTCTTGCTGAGACCCAAGACGCTTGCAGCCGTGAAACAGAACGGCTTGACGATCCGCAGCGCCAAGGGCTCTTTCACCGTCCATCCAATAGCTGCTTCAGACCCGCGAGAGCTTCCGAAGCCGGACCTGATCATCCTCTCCGTCAAAGCCTATGACCTGGACGAGGTGTTGAATCAACTCGAGCCGGTCCTGACCAATCAGACCGTCATCCTGACCCTCCAGAACGGGGTCGATACGGAAGACCGCATCGTGGCGCGCCTGCAACGGGATTGCGTTGTCGGTGGCGTGGCCTTTATCTATTCCAAGATCGCCTCGCCCGGCGTCATCGATCACTATAAGAAGGGGGCTGTGGCCATCGGAGAGATGATGGGGCATCAGAGCCCTCGTTTGCTCGCCATTGCGGATTTGTTCAAGCAGGCGGGAATTCCCTGTCAGCTCACGGAGGATGTGCGGAAAAGTAAATGGGAGAAGATGTGCTGGAACTGCGTCTTCAACCCGCTCACGGTCATTGTCGATGACAAAGTGGCGAAGACGCTGGAACATCCGGAGATGCTTCGTGTTATCCATCAGATTGTCGAGGAAGTCTCAGCCGTCGCAGCCTCGGTCAAGGTGCCTCTGTCGCCTGATATGGCAGAGAAGGTCGTGCGCTGGACTCAGGAGATTCGCGATATCCATACCTCCATGTACGATGATTGGAAGGCGGGCCGTCGGACCGAGATCGATTACTTGAACGGGTACATTGTGCAAAAGGGGCGTGAGCTTGGCATTCCAACACCGGTCAATGAGGCGCTAACAGCCATGATCAAGACGATTACGGAAAAGGAAAAGACCGGCCCTGGTATCGTAAGGATCGACGGGGCGGTGGTCCAGCCAGTTTCATTGGATCGCGCGGCGATTGCAGCCTTGCCGGCGGAGCACCAGCTCGATATTTCGACGGTAATGCCCAATATGAAGGGCAAAGGGATTCGCCTGAAAGCCTTGCTGGATCTGCCGGCCCTGGCCATCAAGGCCGATCATGTCACGGTCCATTCGGGAGACGGAAAATATTCAGCCTGTCTGACCCTCGCGCAGGCTTTAGAGTGGGGGATTCTGCTCTACGAAGTGGATGGAGAGGCTCTGCCTGAGTCAAAAGGCGGACCCTATCGATTGGTAACTCCTGGCCTGGGAGATCTCTGCGCCAATGTGAAGGGGGTCGCGAGGATCGAGGTCACGATCGGAACCGGCACAGATACGAGACCATCGGTCAGGACGAATTGTTAG